From a single Poecilia reticulata strain Guanapo linkage group LG2, Guppy_female_1.0+MT, whole genome shotgun sequence genomic region:
- the dip2a gene encoding disco-interacting protein 2 homolog A isoform X8, whose amino-acid sequence METRIQSRFVALSSSPQRTALYWTTMAERTSAGLLSMMLEPTPAVAMTLPAEVREKLAELELELSEGDITQKGYEKKRSKLLAPYIPQIQGVDPSLQIDNRIQASSQVVLPVSKHNKSRAGNARDERFRSDLHTEAVQAALAKYKERKMPMPSKRRSVLVQSSVEACTPPDTSSASEDEGSLRRQGRLATSTPYQGHSHPAVEHWFNRVIQGSSTSSSASSTSSHPGGRSVTNSAAHAALNANATATALADLMAHTQLDNHSAPPDVTGLSERSSIHLERHQAGSVRGVSRSYNHHASMMETADVQQPDPNQPRPEGQQMSPLEGEPLGVVTNWPPSLPAALQRWGTTHPKNPCLTALDNAGKPVYTLAYGKLWTRSQKLAYTLLNKLSSRNEPLLMPGDRVALVFPNNDPVMFMVAFYGCLLAELVPVPIEVPLTRKDAGSQQIGFLLGSCGVTLALTTDACQKGLPKAQTGEVVTFKGWPRLLWFVTDGKHVVKPPKDWHPPVREASNDIAYIEYKTSKEGSTMGITVSHSAMLAHCQALTQACGYTEGETITNVLDFKREAGLWHGVLTSVMNRMHVISIPYSLMKVNPLSWIQKVHMYKARVAVVKSRDMHWSLLAQRDQRDISLSSLRMLIVADGANPWSISSCDAFLNVFQARGLRPEVICPCACSSEAMTVAIRRPPEMGVPPPGKAVLSMSGLSHGVIRVDTEEKLSVLTVQDVGQVMPGAVICVVRVEGTPFLCQTDEVGEICVSSGSSGLAYYGLPGMTKNIFETIPLKPSGVSISDRTFIRTSLLGFVGPDNLVFVVGKIDGLMVVSGRRHNADDVVATALAVEPMKFVYRGRIAVFSVSVLHDERIVVVAEQRPDASEEDSFQWMSRVLQAIDSIHQVGVYCLALVPANILPKAPLGXIHISETKQRFLEGALHPCNVLMCPHTCVTNLPKPRQKQPEVGPASMIVGNLVAGKRIAQACGRDLGQLEDNDQARKFLYIQDVLQWRAQATPDHPLFLVLNSKGTVSSTASCLQLHKRAERVAAALMGRLNTGDHVALVYPPGIDLIATFYGCLYAGCVPVTVRPPHPQNLATTLPTVKMIVEVSKSVCILTTQAIMKLLKSKEATAAVDIKSWPTVMDTDDLPRKKCPQTYKPPTPEMLAYLDFSVSTTGILAGVKMSHSATSALCRSIKLQCELYPSRQIAICLDPYCGLGLALWCLCSVYSGHQSILVPPLELESNASLWLSAVSQYKVRVTFCSYSVMEMCTKGLGSQTEALRLRNVNLSCVRTCMVVAEERPRITLTQSFSKIFKDLGLSPRAVSTTFGCRVNIAICLQPNRLGKLAEQGTSGPDPTTVYVDMRALRHDRVRLVERGSPHSLPLMESGKILPGVKVVIANTETKGPLGDSHLGEIWVSSPHNATGYYTVYGEEALHADHFNTKLSFGDTQTIWARTGYLGFLRRTDLTDASGERHDALYVVGSLDETLELRGMRYHPIDIETSVIRSHKSIAECAVFTWTNLLVVVVELEGSEQEALDLVALVTNVVLEEHYLIVGVVVVVDPGVIPINSRGEKQRMHLRDGFLADQLDPIYVAYNM is encoded by the exons GTGTAGATCCATCTTTGCAAATTGACAACAGGATCCAGGCCTCCTCCCAAGTTGTTCTTCCAGTTTCCAAACACAACAAGTCCCGGGCCGGCAATGCCCGTGATGAGCGCTTCAgatctg ATCTGCACACAGAGGCCGTCCAAGCTGCTTTGGCAAAGTACAAAGAGAGGAAAATGCCAATGCCCTCGAAGAGACGATCTGTGTTAGTTCAGTCTTCAGTCGAGGCGTGCACCCCACCTG ACACCTCCTCAGCGTCAGAAGATGAGGGCTCACTGCGACGGCAGGGACGCCTAGCCACATCCACGCCCTATCAGGGTCACAGCCACCCAGCAGTCGAGCACTGGTTCAACCGGGTCATCCAGGGCTCGTCCACCTCCTCCTCAGCCTCATCCACCTCATCCCACCCAGGAGGCAGATCTGTCACCAACAGCGCCGCTCACGCTGCCCTCAACGCCAACGCCACTGCGACCGCGCTAGCAGACCTCATGGCACACACCCAGCTGG ATAACCACTCAGCACCCCCCGATGTGACGGGGTTGTCCGAGCGCTCCTCGATTCACCTGGAGCGGCACCAGGCGGGCTCGGTCCGAGGCGTTTCCCGCAGCTACAACCACCATGCCAGCATGATGGAGACCGCAGATG TCCAGCAGCCCGATCCCAACCAGCCCAGGCCAGAGGGCCAGCAGATGAGCCCCCTGGAGGGAGAGCCTCTCGGGGTGGTCACCAACTGGCCTCCTTCTCTGCCAGCAGCCCTGCAAAGGTGGGGCACCACTCATCCAAAGAACCCCTGTCTGACAGCACTCGACAACGCCGGCAAGCCCGTCTACACACTCGCCTACG GTAAACTTTGGACCCGCAGTCAGAAACTGGCCTACACTTTGCTAAACAAGCTGAGCAGTAGAAATGAGCCTTTGCTCATGCCTGGAGACAGA GTTGCGCTCGTTTTCCCCAACAATGACCCCGTGATGTTCATGGTGGCCTTCTACGGCTGCCTCCTGGCAGAGCTGGTACCTGTGCCTATTGAAGTCCCGCTGACCAGAAAG GATGCAGGCAGTCAGCAGATTGGCTTTCTGTTGGGCAGCTGCGGGGTCACGCTGGCACTGACCACTGATGCTTGTCAGAAAGGCCTGCCCAAAGCACAAACAGGGGAGGTTGTCACTTTCAAAG GCTGGCCACGGCTGCTTTGGTTCGTGACAGATGGGAAGCATGTTGTGAAGCCTCCGAAAGACTGGCACCCGCCAGTACGGGAAGCCAGCAATGACATTGCTTATATAGAA tataaaacaagcaaagagGGAAGCACCATGGGAATAACCGTGTCCCATTCAGCCATGCTGGCTCACTGTCAGGCCCTCACACAGGCCTGCGGCTACACAGAAG GTGAAACTATCACAAATGTTCTGGACTTTAAACGCGAAGCAGGATTATGGCATGGTGTCCTCACG AGCGTCATGAATCGGATGCACGTGATCAGCATTCCCTACTCCTTGATGAAAGTCAACCCTCTGTCCTGGATACAGAAGGTTCACATGTACAAAG CGCGGGTAGCGGTGGTGAAGTCGAGGGACATGCACTGGTCTCTGCTGGCCCAGAGAGACCAGAGAGACATCAGTCTGAGCTCACTACGGATGCTGATCGTGGCAGATGGAGCTAACCCAT GGTCGATATCATCCTGCGACGCCTTCCTCAATGTGTTTCAGGCACGTGGGCTACGACCTGAGGTGATCTGCCCATGTGCCTGCTCCTCAGAAGCAATGACTGTCGCCATCCGGAG ACCTCCAGAGATGGGTGTTCCTCCTCCAGGCAAAGCAGTGCTGTCCATGAGCGGACTGAGTCACGGTGTGATCCGAGTGGACACAGAGGAGAAACTCTCTGTCCTCACAGTCCAGGATGTGGGCCAGGTCATGCCTGGAG CTGTCATTTGCGTGGTGCGAGTGGAGGGAACACCTTTCCTCTGCCAGACAGACGAGGTTGGAGAGATCTGCGTGAGCTCAGGCAGCTCTGGCTTAGCGTACTACGGTCTCCCAGGCATGACCAAGAACATCTTTGAG ACTATCCCGCTAAAACCATCTGGAGTTTCCATCAGTGACAGAACTTTCATCAGAACCTCCCTGCTGGGCTTTGTGGGACCA gacAACCTTGTGTTTGTTGTTGGGAAGATAGACGGCCTCATGGTCGTCAGTGGGCGGAGACACAACGCAGATGATGTGGTTGCCACGGCGCTGGCTGTAGAGCCCATGAAGTTTGTGTACAGGGGAAG GATAGCAGTATTTTCAGTGTCGGTCCTGCATGATGAGAGGATCGTTGTGGTGGCCGAGCAGAGGCCAGACGCCTCAGAGGAGGACAGCTTCCAGTGGATGAGTCGCGTCCTCCAG gccATTGACAGCATCCACCAGGTTGGGGTGTACTGCCTCGCTCTCGTTCCTGCCAACATTCTTCCGAAAGCTCCTTTGGGCRGCATCCACATATCTGAGACTAAGCAGCGTTTCCTGGAGGGCGCCCTGCATCCCTGCAACGTCCTCATGTGTCCTCACACATGTGTCACCAACCTGCCCAAACCAAGACAAAAGCAACCAG AGGTTGGTCCTGCCTCTATGATAGTGGGCAACCTGGTGGCAGGCAAGAGGATAGCGCAAGCCTGTGGGAGAGACCTGGGGCAGCTCGAGGACAATGACCAGGCACGTAAG TTCCTCTACATCCAGGATGTGCTGCAGTGGAGAGCTCAGGCCACTCCGGATCATCCTCTGTTCCTCGTTCTCAATTCAAAG GGCACAGTGTCCAGCacagcttcctgtctgcagctgcACAAGCGAGCAGAGCGCGTGGCAGCAGCTCTGATGGGACGCCTCAACACTGGGGACCATGTAGCACTCGTCTACCCACCGG GAATCGACCTGATTGCAACCTTCTATGGCTGCCTGTATGCTGGGTGCGTCCCCGTCACAGTTAGGCCTCCTCACCCCCAGAACCTGGCCACCACTCTGCCGACTGTCAAGATGATTGTTGAG GTCAGTAAGTCGGTGTGTATCCTGACAACTCAAGCAATAATGAAGCTACTGAAATCCAAAGAGGCTACAGCAGCTGTGGACATCAAGAGCTGGCCCACCGTAATGGACACTG ATGACCTCCCTAGGAAGAAGTGTCCTCAGACATACAAGCCCCCCACACCAGAGATGCTGGCTTACCTGGACTTCAGTGTCTCAACAACTGGGATCCTGGCAGGAGTCAAA ATGTCTCATTCTGCCACCAGTGCCTTGTGTCGCTCCATCAAGCTGCAGTGTGAGCTCTACCCTTCCCGGCAGATCGCCATCTGCCTGGACCCTTACTGCGGCCTGGGCTTGGCTCTCTGGTGCCTGTGCAG tgtttactCCGGCCACCAGTCGATCCTCGTTCCTCCTCTTGAGCTGGAGAGTAATGCTTCTCTGTGGCTTTCCGCTGTCAGCCAGTACAAAGTCCGCGTCACCTTCTGCTCATATTCAGTCATGGAGATGTGCACCAAGGGTCTGGGCTCACAGACAGAAGCTCTGCGG TTGCGAAATGTGAATCTGTCCTGTGTGCGGACGTGCATGGTGGTGGCGGAGGAAAGGCCTCGGATCACCCTCACTCAGTCCTTCTCAAAGATCTTCAAGGACTTGGGGCTCTCACCGCGAGCTGTCAGCACCACCTTCGGCTGCAGAGTGAACATAGCAATCTGTTTGCAG CCCAACAGGTTAGGGAAACTGGCTGAGCAG GGAACATCTGGACCAGATCCCACCACCGTTTATGTGGATATGCGAGCTCTGCGACATGACAG GGTTCGCCTTGTGGAGAGAGGATCCCCTCACAGTCTGCCCCTGATGGAGTCTGGGAAG ATTCTGCCTGGAGTAAAAGTGGTCATTGCCAACACAGAGACGAAAGGACCTTTAGGAGACTCACATCTAGGAGAG ATCTGGGTGAGCAGTCCTCACAACGCCACRGGCTACTACACGGTTTATGGGGAAGAGGCGCTGCATGCTGACCACTTTAACACCAAGCTCAGCTTCGGAGACACCCAGACCATCTGGGCAAGAACCGGTTATCTGGGCTTCCTGCGACGCACCGACCTCACCGACGCCAGTGGAG AGCGCCACGATGCGCTCTATGTGGTGGGCTCTCTTGACGAGACTCTGGAGCTGAGGGGAATGAGGTATCACCCCATCGACATCGAGACCTCCGTCATCCGTTCTCACAAGAGCATAGCCGAATG TGCGGTGTTCACATGGACCAACCTCCTGGTGGTAGTGGTGGAGCTGGAGGGATCCGAGCAGGAGGCCCTGGACCTGGTGGCCTTGGTGACAAACGTTGTCCTGGAGGAGCACTACCTCATCGTGGGAGTAGTGGTTGTTGTTGACCCCGGTGTAATCCCCATCAACTCCAGAGGGGAGAAGCAGCGGATGCATCTCAGAGACGGTTTCCTAGCCGACCAGCTGGATCCTATTTATGTGGCGTACAACATGTGA
- the dip2a gene encoding disco-interacting protein 2 homolog A isoform X4: METRIQSRFVALSSSPQRTALYWTTMAERTSAGLLSMMLEPTPAVAMTLPAEVREKLAELELELSEGDITQKGYEKKRSKLLAPYIPQIQGVDPSLQIDNRIQASSQVVLPVSKHNKSRAGNARDERFRSDLHTEAVQAALAKYKERKMPMPSKRRSVLVQSSVEACTPPDTSSASEDEGSLRRQGRLATSTPYQGHSHPAVEHWFNRVIQGSSTSSSASSTSSHPGGRSVTNSAAHAALNANATATALADLMAHTQLDNHSAPPDVTGLSERSSIHLERHQAGSVRGVSRSYNHHASMMETADGVPVNSRVSNKIQQLLNTLKRPKRPPLREFFVDDFEELLDVQQPDPNQPRPEGQQMSPLEGEPLGVVTNWPPSLPAALQRWGTTHPKNPCLTALDNAGKPVYTLAYGKLWTRSQKLAYTLLNKLSSRNEPLLMPGDRVALVFPNNDPVMFMVAFYGCLLAELVPVPIEVPLTRKDAGSQQIGFLLGSCGVTLALTTDACQKGLPKAQTGEVVTFKGWPRLLWFVTDGKHVVKPPKDWHPPVREASNDIAYIEYKTSKEGSTMGITVSHSAMLAHCQALTQACGYTEGETITNVLDFKREAGLWHGVLTSVMNRMHVISIPYSLMKVNPLSWIQKVHMYKARVAVVKSRDMHWSLLAQRDQRDISLSSLRMLIVADGANPWSISSCDAFLNVFQARGLRPEVICPCACSSEAMTVAIRRPPEMGVPPPGKAVLSMSGLSHGVIRVDTEEKLSVLTVQDVGQVMPGAVICVVRVEGTPFLCQTDEVGEICVSSGSSGLAYYGLPGMTKNIFETIPLKPSGVSISDRTFIRTSLLGFVGPDNLVFVVGKIDGLMVVSGRRHNADDVVATALAVEPMKFVYRGRIAVFSVSVLHDERIVVVAEQRPDASEEDSFQWMSRVLQAIDSIHQVGVYCLALVPANILPKAPLGXIHISETKQRFLEGALHPCNVLMCPHTCVTNLPKPRQKQPEVGPASMIVGNLVAGKRIAQACGRDLGQLEDNDQARKFLYIQDVLQWRAQATPDHPLFLVLNSKGTVSSTASCLQLHKRAERVAAALMGRLNTGDHVALVYPPGIDLIATFYGCLYAGCVPVTVRPPHPQNLATTLPTVKMIVEVSKSVCILTTQAIMKLLKSKEATAAVDIKSWPTVMDTDDLPRKKCPQTYKPPTPEMLAYLDFSVSTTGILAGVKMSHSATSALCRSIKLQCELYPSRQIAICLDPYCGLGLALWCLCSVYSGHQSILVPPLELESNASLWLSAVSQYKVRVTFCSYSVMEMCTKGLGSQTEALRLRNVNLSCVRTCMVVAEERPRITLTQSFSKIFKDLGLSPRAVSTTFGCRVNIAICLQPNRLGKLAEQGTSGPDPTTVYVDMRALRHDRVRLVERGSPHSLPLMESGKILPGVKVVIANTETKGPLGDSHLGEIWVSSPHNATGYYTVYGEEALHADHFNTKLSFGDTQTIWARTGYLGFLRRTDLTDASGERHDALYVVGSLDETLELRGMRYHPIDIETSVIRSHKSIAECAVFTWTNLLVVVVELEGSEQEALDLVALVTNVVLEEHYLIVGVVVVVDPGVIPINSRGEKQRMHLRDGFLADQLDPIYVAYNM, encoded by the exons GTGTAGATCCATCTTTGCAAATTGACAACAGGATCCAGGCCTCCTCCCAAGTTGTTCTTCCAGTTTCCAAACACAACAAGTCCCGGGCCGGCAATGCCCGTGATGAGCGCTTCAgatctg ATCTGCACACAGAGGCCGTCCAAGCTGCTTTGGCAAAGTACAAAGAGAGGAAAATGCCAATGCCCTCGAAGAGACGATCTGTGTTAGTTCAGTCTTCAGTCGAGGCGTGCACCCCACCTG ACACCTCCTCAGCGTCAGAAGATGAGGGCTCACTGCGACGGCAGGGACGCCTAGCCACATCCACGCCCTATCAGGGTCACAGCCACCCAGCAGTCGAGCACTGGTTCAACCGGGTCATCCAGGGCTCGTCCACCTCCTCCTCAGCCTCATCCACCTCATCCCACCCAGGAGGCAGATCTGTCACCAACAGCGCCGCTCACGCTGCCCTCAACGCCAACGCCACTGCGACCGCGCTAGCAGACCTCATGGCACACACCCAGCTGG ATAACCACTCAGCACCCCCCGATGTGACGGGGTTGTCCGAGCGCTCCTCGATTCACCTGGAGCGGCACCAGGCGGGCTCGGTCCGAGGCGTTTCCCGCAGCTACAACCACCATGCCAGCATGATGGAGACCGCAGATG GTGTTCCTGTCAACAGTCGTGTCTCCAACAAAATCCAGCAGCTGCTCAATACATTAAAGAGACCAAAGCGTCCACCATTACGTGAATTCTTTGTTGACGACTTCGAGGAGCTTTTAGATG TCCAGCAGCCCGATCCCAACCAGCCCAGGCCAGAGGGCCAGCAGATGAGCCCCCTGGAGGGAGAGCCTCTCGGGGTGGTCACCAACTGGCCTCCTTCTCTGCCAGCAGCCCTGCAAAGGTGGGGCACCACTCATCCAAAGAACCCCTGTCTGACAGCACTCGACAACGCCGGCAAGCCCGTCTACACACTCGCCTACG GTAAACTTTGGACCCGCAGTCAGAAACTGGCCTACACTTTGCTAAACAAGCTGAGCAGTAGAAATGAGCCTTTGCTCATGCCTGGAGACAGA GTTGCGCTCGTTTTCCCCAACAATGACCCCGTGATGTTCATGGTGGCCTTCTACGGCTGCCTCCTGGCAGAGCTGGTACCTGTGCCTATTGAAGTCCCGCTGACCAGAAAG GATGCAGGCAGTCAGCAGATTGGCTTTCTGTTGGGCAGCTGCGGGGTCACGCTGGCACTGACCACTGATGCTTGTCAGAAAGGCCTGCCCAAAGCACAAACAGGGGAGGTTGTCACTTTCAAAG GCTGGCCACGGCTGCTTTGGTTCGTGACAGATGGGAAGCATGTTGTGAAGCCTCCGAAAGACTGGCACCCGCCAGTACGGGAAGCCAGCAATGACATTGCTTATATAGAA tataaaacaagcaaagagGGAAGCACCATGGGAATAACCGTGTCCCATTCAGCCATGCTGGCTCACTGTCAGGCCCTCACACAGGCCTGCGGCTACACAGAAG GTGAAACTATCACAAATGTTCTGGACTTTAAACGCGAAGCAGGATTATGGCATGGTGTCCTCACG AGCGTCATGAATCGGATGCACGTGATCAGCATTCCCTACTCCTTGATGAAAGTCAACCCTCTGTCCTGGATACAGAAGGTTCACATGTACAAAG CGCGGGTAGCGGTGGTGAAGTCGAGGGACATGCACTGGTCTCTGCTGGCCCAGAGAGACCAGAGAGACATCAGTCTGAGCTCACTACGGATGCTGATCGTGGCAGATGGAGCTAACCCAT GGTCGATATCATCCTGCGACGCCTTCCTCAATGTGTTTCAGGCACGTGGGCTACGACCTGAGGTGATCTGCCCATGTGCCTGCTCCTCAGAAGCAATGACTGTCGCCATCCGGAG ACCTCCAGAGATGGGTGTTCCTCCTCCAGGCAAAGCAGTGCTGTCCATGAGCGGACTGAGTCACGGTGTGATCCGAGTGGACACAGAGGAGAAACTCTCTGTCCTCACAGTCCAGGATGTGGGCCAGGTCATGCCTGGAG CTGTCATTTGCGTGGTGCGAGTGGAGGGAACACCTTTCCTCTGCCAGACAGACGAGGTTGGAGAGATCTGCGTGAGCTCAGGCAGCTCTGGCTTAGCGTACTACGGTCTCCCAGGCATGACCAAGAACATCTTTGAG ACTATCCCGCTAAAACCATCTGGAGTTTCCATCAGTGACAGAACTTTCATCAGAACCTCCCTGCTGGGCTTTGTGGGACCA gacAACCTTGTGTTTGTTGTTGGGAAGATAGACGGCCTCATGGTCGTCAGTGGGCGGAGACACAACGCAGATGATGTGGTTGCCACGGCGCTGGCTGTAGAGCCCATGAAGTTTGTGTACAGGGGAAG GATAGCAGTATTTTCAGTGTCGGTCCTGCATGATGAGAGGATCGTTGTGGTGGCCGAGCAGAGGCCAGACGCCTCAGAGGAGGACAGCTTCCAGTGGATGAGTCGCGTCCTCCAG gccATTGACAGCATCCACCAGGTTGGGGTGTACTGCCTCGCTCTCGTTCCTGCCAACATTCTTCCGAAAGCTCCTTTGGGCRGCATCCACATATCTGAGACTAAGCAGCGTTTCCTGGAGGGCGCCCTGCATCCCTGCAACGTCCTCATGTGTCCTCACACATGTGTCACCAACCTGCCCAAACCAAGACAAAAGCAACCAG AGGTTGGTCCTGCCTCTATGATAGTGGGCAACCTGGTGGCAGGCAAGAGGATAGCGCAAGCCTGTGGGAGAGACCTGGGGCAGCTCGAGGACAATGACCAGGCACGTAAG TTCCTCTACATCCAGGATGTGCTGCAGTGGAGAGCTCAGGCCACTCCGGATCATCCTCTGTTCCTCGTTCTCAATTCAAAG GGCACAGTGTCCAGCacagcttcctgtctgcagctgcACAAGCGAGCAGAGCGCGTGGCAGCAGCTCTGATGGGACGCCTCAACACTGGGGACCATGTAGCACTCGTCTACCCACCGG GAATCGACCTGATTGCAACCTTCTATGGCTGCCTGTATGCTGGGTGCGTCCCCGTCACAGTTAGGCCTCCTCACCCCCAGAACCTGGCCACCACTCTGCCGACTGTCAAGATGATTGTTGAG GTCAGTAAGTCGGTGTGTATCCTGACAACTCAAGCAATAATGAAGCTACTGAAATCCAAAGAGGCTACAGCAGCTGTGGACATCAAGAGCTGGCCCACCGTAATGGACACTG ATGACCTCCCTAGGAAGAAGTGTCCTCAGACATACAAGCCCCCCACACCAGAGATGCTGGCTTACCTGGACTTCAGTGTCTCAACAACTGGGATCCTGGCAGGAGTCAAA ATGTCTCATTCTGCCACCAGTGCCTTGTGTCGCTCCATCAAGCTGCAGTGTGAGCTCTACCCTTCCCGGCAGATCGCCATCTGCCTGGACCCTTACTGCGGCCTGGGCTTGGCTCTCTGGTGCCTGTGCAG tgtttactCCGGCCACCAGTCGATCCTCGTTCCTCCTCTTGAGCTGGAGAGTAATGCTTCTCTGTGGCTTTCCGCTGTCAGCCAGTACAAAGTCCGCGTCACCTTCTGCTCATATTCAGTCATGGAGATGTGCACCAAGGGTCTGGGCTCACAGACAGAAGCTCTGCGG TTGCGAAATGTGAATCTGTCCTGTGTGCGGACGTGCATGGTGGTGGCGGAGGAAAGGCCTCGGATCACCCTCACTCAGTCCTTCTCAAAGATCTTCAAGGACTTGGGGCTCTCACCGCGAGCTGTCAGCACCACCTTCGGCTGCAGAGTGAACATAGCAATCTGTTTGCAG CCCAACAGGTTAGGGAAACTGGCTGAGCAG GGAACATCTGGACCAGATCCCACCACCGTTTATGTGGATATGCGAGCTCTGCGACATGACAG GGTTCGCCTTGTGGAGAGAGGATCCCCTCACAGTCTGCCCCTGATGGAGTCTGGGAAG ATTCTGCCTGGAGTAAAAGTGGTCATTGCCAACACAGAGACGAAAGGACCTTTAGGAGACTCACATCTAGGAGAG ATCTGGGTGAGCAGTCCTCACAACGCCACRGGCTACTACACGGTTTATGGGGAAGAGGCGCTGCATGCTGACCACTTTAACACCAAGCTCAGCTTCGGAGACACCCAGACCATCTGGGCAAGAACCGGTTATCTGGGCTTCCTGCGACGCACCGACCTCACCGACGCCAGTGGAG AGCGCCACGATGCGCTCTATGTGGTGGGCTCTCTTGACGAGACTCTGGAGCTGAGGGGAATGAGGTATCACCCCATCGACATCGAGACCTCCGTCATCCGTTCTCACAAGAGCATAGCCGAATG TGCGGTGTTCACATGGACCAACCTCCTGGTGGTAGTGGTGGAGCTGGAGGGATCCGAGCAGGAGGCCCTGGACCTGGTGGCCTTGGTGACAAACGTTGTCCTGGAGGAGCACTACCTCATCGTGGGAGTAGTGGTTGTTGTTGACCCCGGTGTAATCCCCATCAACTCCAGAGGGGAGAAGCAGCGGATGCATCTCAGAGACGGTTTCCTAGCCGACCAGCTGGATCCTATTTATGTGGCGTACAACATGTGA